The following coding sequences are from one Prochlorococcus sp. MIT 1314 window:
- a CDS encoding alpha/beta hydrolase → MKSIFIIFFSFCSLFFNNGLKAAEKINIKFEEMEIPLTIKQLSKLEKYKDDSTELIDWLKNNGLTKVFELSKFLEFPVFKEKGLNRELLRSWIGRKILTELSKTITVPNDNNGVEIYNTIENLLDEKEEISTLEIIKALPSEEITLDIDNLILIISSWKNEIAMQQDLINKLNNLEITNQEVFKNTGKKLNPNLIKISKKVYAPHRVKAFEIELWKSNKTNDDTELIIFMPGLGGEINNFKWIGNELAKRGWPVVFIDHRGSNLKAFTEVLEGGKSIPGSADFFLYRIKDLEAVIKAHGNGEFGLPNDSYILMGHSLGALIALLYESNKLTDQLQENCDSALKDFAVTNLSKLLQCQLVEIPFPGKNKTNKASAIIGFNSFGSLLWPKEKSSGIEIPTLLIGGTYDLITPLMNEQFRVFSALNNPSNRFLIIEGASHFSPIRINNSYEENNNVFKISESFIGSDPILVQALSAKFIVKFLENIKDKELPIVIKNQRNLGLDFHLLDLETIKEVLKN, encoded by the coding sequence GTGAAATCCATTTTTATAATTTTTTTTAGTTTTTGTAGTTTATTTTTTAATAATGGTTTAAAGGCCGCTGAAAAGATAAATATTAAGTTTGAAGAGATGGAAATCCCACTCACTATAAAACAATTATCAAAATTAGAAAAATATAAGGATGATTCTACAGAATTAATTGATTGGTTAAAAAATAATGGATTAACAAAAGTTTTTGAATTATCAAAATTTTTGGAATTTCCTGTTTTCAAGGAAAAAGGATTAAATAGAGAATTATTAAGAAGTTGGATAGGGCGTAAAATTTTAACAGAATTAAGCAAAACGATTACAGTTCCAAATGACAATAATGGAGTAGAAATTTATAACACTATAGAAAATTTATTAGATGAAAAAGAAGAAATTTCAACTTTAGAAATTATAAAGGCATTACCATCAGAAGAAATTACTTTAGATATTGATAATTTAATTTTAATAATTTCATCTTGGAAAAATGAAATAGCCATGCAACAAGATCTTATAAACAAATTAAATAATCTTGAAATAACAAACCAAGAGGTATTTAAAAATACTGGAAAAAAATTAAATCCAAATCTTATAAAGATAAGTAAAAAAGTTTATGCTCCTCACCGAGTAAAAGCTTTTGAAATTGAATTATGGAAAAGTAATAAAACAAACGATGACACAGAACTAATCATTTTTATGCCAGGACTAGGAGGCGAAATTAATAATTTTAAGTGGATAGGAAACGAATTAGCTAAAAGGGGTTGGCCAGTAGTCTTTATAGACCATAGAGGAAGTAATTTAAAAGCATTTACAGAAGTACTTGAGGGTGGCAAGTCAATTCCAGGAAGTGCAGACTTTTTCTTATATAGAATTAAAGACTTAGAAGCTGTAATAAAAGCACATGGGAATGGAGAATTTGGCTTGCCTAATGATTCTTATATCTTAATGGGGCATTCACTTGGTGCTTTAATAGCACTTTTATATGAAAGCAATAAACTAACTGATCAACTTCAGGAAAACTGTGATTCAGCATTAAAAGACTTTGCGGTAACAAATTTATCTAAATTACTTCAATGTCAATTAGTCGAAATACCATTCCCCGGCAAAAATAAGACTAATAAGGCAAGTGCGATAATAGGTTTTAATTCGTTTGGTAGTTTATTATGGCCAAAAGAAAAAAGTTCAGGCATTGAAATACCAACTCTTTTAATAGGTGGAACATATGATCTTATTACACCCTTAATGAATGAACAATTTAGAGTCTTTTCTGCTTTAAATAATCCATCAAATAGATTTCTAATTATTGAAGGTGCAAGTCATTTCTCTCCAATAAGAATTAATAATAGTTATGAAGAAAATAATAACGTCTTCAAAATAAGTGAATCTTTCATTGGTTCAGATCCAATTTTAGTACAGGCTTTATCTGCCAAATTTATAGTTAAATTTTTAGAAAATATTAAGGACAAAGAGCTACCAATTGTAATTAAAAACCAAAGAAATTTGGGACTTGATTTCCATCTTTTAGATCTTGAAACTATAAAAGAAGTTCTGAAAAATTAG
- a CDS encoding ABC transporter permease gives MSRNLNKLLNYSLLKISLIPIMLWIISSLVFILLRAAPGDPVDAILGSGADEVSREFLRNKLGLNEPLINQYFSYIKNILHLDFGQSLSTQEPVLNIILKSLPASLELGFFSILSATLIGFIMGLIGLRNKGKKTDYIVRILGIATYAIPPFWGAMLAQLLFSVFFNISPIGGRFPIFQQQPQITGFLVLDSILSNNIIALRDCLYHLALPSITLGFLLSGIFSRSLRANLDKTLKSDYVNAAICRGISRKKIFLNHALPNALLPIVTISGLTMASLAGGALLFEVTFSWPGIALRLHEAISQRDYTLVQGIVIFTSMLIVSLNLFVDILIAYLDPRIEY, from the coding sequence ATGAGTAGAAATTTAAATAAATTACTAAATTATTCCTTATTAAAAATTTCATTAATACCAATAATGTTATGGATAATTTCTTCATTAGTTTTTATTTTATTGAGAGCTGCTCCTGGTGATCCTGTCGATGCAATTCTTGGATCTGGTGCTGATGAGGTTTCAAGGGAATTTCTAAGAAATAAACTGGGGCTAAATGAACCTTTAATAAATCAATATTTTTCCTATATTAAAAATATATTGCACTTAGATTTTGGCCAATCTCTTAGTACGCAGGAGCCAGTTCTAAATATTATTCTTAAGTCGTTGCCCGCAAGTCTTGAGCTTGGTTTCTTTTCAATATTAAGTGCCACACTAATAGGCTTCATAATGGGATTAATTGGCTTGAGAAATAAAGGTAAAAAGACTGATTATATTGTGAGAATTTTAGGAATTGCCACATATGCCATACCTCCTTTTTGGGGAGCAATGTTAGCGCAATTATTGTTTTCTGTATTTTTTAATATTTCCCCAATTGGTGGTAGATTTCCAATATTTCAGCAACAACCTCAAATTACAGGTTTTCTTGTTTTAGATAGTATTCTTTCAAATAATATTATTGCTTTGAGAGATTGCCTTTATCATCTCGCACTTCCTTCCATTACACTTGGCTTTCTTTTAAGTGGTATTTTCAGCCGCTCATTAAGAGCAAATTTGGATAAGACATTAAAAAGTGATTATGTAAATGCTGCTATATGTAGAGGGATATCGAGGAAAAAAATCTTTTTAAACCATGCATTGCCTAATGCTCTATTGCCAATTGTCACTATTTCTGGTTTGACTATGGCGTCATTAGCAGGAGGTGCTCTATTGTTTGAAGTAACTTTTTCATGGCCAGGTATTGCTTTAAGATTACATGAAGCAATTTCTCAGAGAGACTATACCCTTGTTCAAGGTATTGTAATTTTTACCTCTATGCTCATTGTTTCTTTAAATCTCTTTGTTGATATTCTAATTGCGTATTTAGATCCAAGAATAGAGTACTAA
- a CDS encoding ABC transporter substrate-binding protein: MKRKVILSVFFILISFLQNSCGSKRISEKIIVASSGKIESLDPARANTLKSIQLISSLGDKLYELNSDGELIPELASEMPIISKDRLQIIINLRKNVFFHDGTSFNSNAIKFTFDRFKRIGTMNYILGNKIKSIETPSEYSVIINLNKPSSSLNGLLTSVNLTPISPTFYKEYSDKFLNEKFVGTGKYVLTSFSNEVQSIDPNLNYWGEKPLNKGINFVGYSNSSSLFGALKNKQIDVLLSNSVDDSQRNSLSNLSKNKKFKEGNSPFTELSFISLKTSSYPLSNLNLRLALAKSLNRKLISEKVSYGLRKPSRSIIPPIFKKDNKGLWPKYDYLEARRLFQKENYCNGNILKIPLTYRSNVPADKLIALTWQGEIKKSLNDCIDIELNGVESTTVYKNLSLGIYTAVILDWTGAYSDPEAYLTPLLSCNEIVDGRCKKGESVYSGSFWGSNKVESLFLESEQISGNKRLEKLIEIEKIAANSIPYIPIWISSQSAWSQNKISEPIFNGAGIISLSDLKLIDE; encoded by the coding sequence ATGAAAAGAAAAGTTATATTATCAGTATTTTTTATTTTAATTTCTTTTTTACAGAATTCTTGTGGTTCAAAAAGAATATCTGAAAAAATCATAGTAGCAAGCTCTGGCAAGATTGAATCTTTAGATCCAGCTAGAGCTAATACTCTTAAATCAATTCAATTAATTAGTTCTCTGGGAGATAAATTATATGAATTAAATTCTGATGGAGAATTAATACCTGAATTGGCTTCGGAGATGCCAATTATTTCAAAGGATAGACTTCAAATAATTATCAATTTAAGAAAAAATGTTTTTTTTCACGATGGAACTTCATTTAACTCAAATGCAATAAAGTTTACTTTTGATAGATTCAAAAGAATTGGAACAATGAATTATATTTTAGGAAATAAGATTAAGTCAATAGAAACGCCAAGTGAATATTCAGTCATAATAAATTTAAATAAACCATCAAGTTCTTTAAATGGTTTACTTACATCAGTAAATTTAACTCCAATATCTCCTACATTTTACAAAGAATATTCTGATAAGTTTCTAAATGAAAAATTCGTAGGTACTGGCAAGTATGTGCTGACCAGTTTTTCTAATGAAGTTCAATCAATTGATCCAAATTTAAATTATTGGGGTGAAAAGCCCTTAAATAAGGGTATTAATTTTGTAGGATATTCAAACTCATCTTCTCTTTTTGGGGCTTTAAAAAATAAACAAATTGACGTACTCTTATCAAATTCAGTTGATGATAGTCAGAGAAACAGTCTAAGTAATTTAAGTAAAAATAAAAAGTTTAAAGAAGGTAATAGTCCTTTCACTGAATTAAGTTTTATAAGCCTTAAAACCAGTTCTTATCCCTTAAGTAATTTAAATTTAAGACTTGCTTTGGCAAAAAGTCTTAATAGAAAATTAATTAGTGAAAAAGTAAGTTATGGGTTAAGGAAGCCATCTAGATCAATTATTCCTCCGATTTTTAAAAAAGATAATAAAGGACTTTGGCCTAAATATGATTATTTAGAAGCGAGAAGGTTATTTCAAAAAGAAAATTATTGTAATGGAAACATACTGAAAATTCCTCTTACTTATAGGTCAAATGTACCGGCTGATAAACTTATTGCCTTGACATGGCAGGGAGAAATAAAAAAATCCTTGAATGATTGTATTGATATTGAACTCAATGGGGTTGAATCTACAACAGTTTATAAGAATCTAAGTTTAGGAATTTATACAGCGGTTATTCTCGATTGGACTGGAGCTTATTCAGATCCAGAAGCCTATCTTACCCCACTTTTAAGTTGTAATGAAATAGTTGATGGAAGATGCAAAAAAGGAGAGTCAGTTTACAGCGGTAGTTTTTGGGGATCTAACAAAGTGGAAAGTTTATTTCTTGAGAGTGAACAAATAAGTGGAAATAAAAGATTAGAAAAACTTATTGAAATTGAAAAAATAGCCGCAAATTCAATACCTTATATTCCTATTTGGATATCCTCTCAAAGTGCATGGTCTCAAAATAAAATATCAGAACCTATTTTTAATGGTGCAGGAATAATTTCATTGAGCGATCTTAAGTTAATTGATGAGTAG
- a CDS encoding homoserine dehydrogenase, whose protein sequence is MRKCKIGIVGFGTVGSGIFKILSSEVDSHPILKEIEIAKIAVKDLNKKRSIELENNLLTDDPFELINDASIDVIVEVMGGIDLARDIILKSLKSGKSVVTANKAVIARYGEEIYETASKEGVYILSEAAVCGGIPIIEPLKRSLKSNTIRRMVGIINGTTNFILSKMTNEKADYEETLKLAQSLGYAEFDPTADVEGHDTADKISILSELAFGGKIKRDEIHAEGISKINLKDIEYANKLGFEIKLLALSERRQINSNNSLALNIWVGPSLIPKSHPLATVLGVNNALLIEADPLGEIMLYGPGAGSGPTAASVVSDILNLHAASVKNNNSIDPLLSFDFWRNCHIIGSSEINKKNYLRIICLDSPGVIGKIGDIFGNNNVSIESIVQLDASEDKAEIVVITHEVNNGNFEKSKDEINSLNEVKIIASQLSCI, encoded by the coding sequence ATGAGAAAATGCAAAATTGGTATTGTTGGTTTTGGAACTGTTGGTTCAGGGATTTTTAAAATATTAAGTTCTGAGGTTGATTCTCATCCAATTTTAAAAGAGATAGAAATTGCAAAAATAGCAGTTAAAGACCTTAATAAAAAAAGAAGCATAGAGCTAGAAAATAATTTATTAACTGATGATCCATTTGAATTAATTAATGATGCTTCTATAGATGTAATTGTAGAAGTAATGGGTGGGATTGATTTAGCTAGAGATATCATTCTGAAATCATTAAAATCAGGTAAATCTGTCGTTACAGCTAATAAAGCAGTTATTGCAAGATATGGAGAAGAAATATATGAAACTGCTAGTAAAGAAGGAGTTTATATCTTGTCAGAGGCGGCAGTTTGCGGAGGGATTCCTATAATTGAACCCTTAAAAAGATCCTTAAAAAGCAACACCATAAGAAGAATGGTAGGAATAATAAATGGTACAACAAATTTTATTCTTTCAAAGATGACGAACGAAAAAGCTGATTATGAAGAGACATTAAAATTGGCTCAAAGCCTTGGTTATGCAGAATTCGATCCAACGGCAGATGTTGAGGGACATGATACCGCTGATAAGATTTCAATTCTTAGTGAACTCGCATTTGGAGGGAAAATTAAAAGAGATGAGATACACGCAGAGGGTATTAGTAAAATTAACCTCAAAGATATCGAATATGCCAATAAATTAGGATTTGAAATAAAACTTTTGGCACTCTCCGAAAGGCGACAAATTAATAGTAACAATTCACTTGCTTTGAATATTTGGGTGGGACCTTCGTTAATTCCAAAATCTCATCCCTTAGCAACAGTTTTGGGAGTTAACAATGCCTTATTGATAGAGGCTGATCCTCTTGGAGAGATAATGTTGTATGGTCCAGGTGCTGGAAGTGGTCCAACCGCTGCATCAGTGGTATCAGATATATTAAATCTACATGCTGCTTCAGTAAAAAATAATAATTCAATAGATCCATTATTATCTTTTGATTTCTGGAGAAACTGCCATATCATAGGATCTTCTGAAATAAATAAAAAAAATTACCTTAGAATCATTTGTCTCGATAGTCCAGGCGTAATAGGAAAGATTGGAGATATTTTTGGTAATAATAATGTATCAATCGAATCAATTGTTCAACTAGATGCAAGTGAGGATAAAGCTGAAATTGTTGTTATAACTCATGAGGTGAATAATGGAAATTTTGAGAAATCGAAAGATGAAATAAATTCTCTTAATGAAGTCAAAATTATTGCAAGTCAATTAAGTTGTATTTAA
- a CDS encoding SufE family protein, whose protein sequence is MENQEKYNNLSKLVEKLKKSEDPKRKYEYILWLGKKLKEPDSEILIEENKVKGCVSEVFVKAKIKGGKLFWEGYSDALITKGLLAFLISGLNELTPNEVVKINKKFIEDTGLKASLTPSRSNGFLNILLKMQSQANEFLEV, encoded by the coding sequence ATGGAAAATCAAGAAAAATACAATAACTTATCTAAATTAGTGGAGAAGTTAAAGAAATCAGAAGATCCAAAAAGAAAGTATGAGTATATTTTGTGGTTAGGCAAGAAATTAAAAGAACCAGATAGTGAAATTCTTATTGAAGAAAATAAAGTTAAGGGATGCGTTTCAGAAGTTTTTGTCAAGGCAAAAATTAAAGGCGGTAAATTATTTTGGGAAGGATATTCTGATGCTCTAATAACAAAGGGTTTATTGGCATTTCTAATAAGTGGATTAAATGAATTAACACCAAATGAAGTTGTTAAAATAAATAAGAAATTTATAGAAGATACTGGTTTGAAAGCAAGTTTAACTCCTTCACGTTCAAATGGTTTTTTAAACATACTTTTAAAAATGCAATCTCAAGCAAATGAATTTTTGGAGGTCTAA
- a CDS encoding 5-formyltetrahydrofolate cyclo-ligase, translating to MNIFEKKKFERDTFRKLRDEISLNQMENVEKNVKLYVDSFLKEYKNIVYIAIYWPLKNEVDIRSLKEQNSLALPRCNDKKELLFYPWDEKPLTKDSEGILSPNNSFSLSHNQISMIFVPCLSVDKNLIRLGYGGGYFDKLRRDKNWSSIPCIGVLTSNCVSPNPLPRAEWDIPLSGFITEKEIFV from the coding sequence ATGAATATATTTGAAAAAAAGAAATTTGAGAGAGATACGTTTAGAAAACTTAGAGATGAGATCTCCCTTAATCAAATGGAAAATGTAGAAAAGAATGTAAAATTATATGTAGATTCATTTCTTAAGGAATATAAAAATATTGTTTATATAGCAATATATTGGCCTTTAAAAAATGAAGTAGATATAAGAAGTCTTAAGGAACAGAATTCTTTGGCTTTGCCAAGATGTAATGATAAAAAAGAGTTGTTATTTTATCCGTGGGATGAAAAACCACTTACAAAAGACTCTGAGGGGATACTAAGTCCAAATAATTCTTTTTCATTAAGTCATAATCAGATAAGTATGATATTTGTCCCATGCCTTTCTGTGGATAAAAATTTAATAAGACTTGGTTATGGAGGAGGTTATTTTGATAAATTAAGAAGAGATAAAAATTGGAGTAGTATTCCATGCATTGGAGTTTTAACCTCTAATTGTGTAAGTCCGAATCCATTACCGAGAGCTGAGTGGGATATCCCCTTATCAGGTTTTATAACAGAGAAAGAAATATTTGTATAA
- the ruvC gene encoding crossover junction endodeoxyribonuclease RuvC, with protein sequence MRIIGIDPGLARVGYGIIEIEKEKKRLLDCGVIETGKDKKEEDRLYEIFKDLNELINHWNPNLAAVEKFFFYRSSTTISVVQARGVIMMVLASKKIHVSEYSPAQIKLTIAGSGKASKKEVLDAVMYSLELNKPPKPDDSADALAIALTKLNEEGFN encoded by the coding sequence GTGAGAATAATTGGGATTGACCCTGGATTAGCTCGAGTTGGATATGGGATTATTGAAATAGAAAAAGAAAAAAAAAGGTTGTTAGATTGTGGCGTTATTGAGACAGGTAAAGATAAAAAAGAAGAAGATAGACTTTATGAGATATTTAAAGATCTTAATGAGTTAATAAATCATTGGAATCCAAATCTAGCAGCGGTTGAGAAATTCTTCTTTTATAGATCAAGTACTACTATTAGTGTGGTGCAGGCTAGAGGCGTGATTATGATGGTGTTGGCATCTAAAAAAATTCATGTAAGTGAATATTCACCTGCGCAGATAAAGTTAACCATAGCAGGATCTGGAAAAGCATCTAAGAAAGAAGTTCTTGATGCTGTTATGTATAGCCTAGAACTTAATAAACCTCCAAAACCTGATGATTCAGCAGATGCATTGGCTATAGCACTTACAAAACTAAATGAAGAAGGTTTCAATTGA
- the bchI gene encoding magnesium chelatase ATPase subunit I: protein MTPTKKRRVFPFTAVIGQEEMKLALLLNVIDPRIGGVMIMGDRGTGKSTTIRALADLLPEIDVVKDDPYNSSLIDPDLQSKEVLEKIVQGENLESIQKQVPMVDLPLGATEDRLCGTIDIEKALSEGVKAFEPGLLAKANRGLLYVDEVNLLDDHLVDVLLDSAASGWNTVEREGVSVRHPARFVLIGSGNPEEGELRPQLLDRFGMSVEVKTVRDAELRVQVVDQRTSFDDNPDEFSLSVEKQQDELQQKVIKAQEILNSVQMDDDLRLNISAICGELDVDGLRGDIVTNRSARAIAAFEGRTEVQEDDIARVISCSLRHRLRKDPLEQVDSGERVIQAFCKVFDLDEKDNLSKFQLSAEA from the coding sequence GTGACTCCAACAAAGAAAAGAAGAGTTTTTCCTTTTACAGCTGTAATTGGTCAGGAAGAAATGAAATTAGCACTCTTGTTAAATGTTATTGATCCAAGAATAGGAGGAGTGATGATAATGGGTGATAGAGGCACCGGAAAATCTACTACAATTAGAGCTTTAGCAGATTTATTGCCGGAAATAGACGTAGTTAAGGACGATCCATATAATAGTTCTTTAATCGATCCTGATTTGCAGAGTAAAGAAGTTTTGGAAAAAATTGTTCAAGGAGAAAATCTAGAGAGTATTCAAAAACAAGTACCTATGGTTGATTTACCTTTAGGGGCTACTGAAGATAGGCTTTGTGGAACCATTGATATAGAGAAGGCTTTGAGTGAAGGTGTTAAGGCATTTGAACCTGGGTTATTGGCTAAAGCTAATAGGGGCTTGCTTTATGTTGATGAAGTGAATTTGCTTGATGATCATTTAGTTGATGTACTTTTAGATTCGGCAGCTTCAGGATGGAATACTGTTGAAAGGGAGGGAGTCTCTGTTCGACATCCTGCGAGGTTTGTACTTATTGGTTCTGGCAATCCAGAAGAAGGTGAATTAAGGCCTCAGCTACTTGACAGGTTTGGAATGAGTGTTGAGGTCAAGACAGTTAGAGATGCTGAATTAAGAGTTCAAGTAGTAGATCAAAGAACTTCTTTTGATGATAATCCTGATGAGTTTTCATTGAGTGTAGAGAAACAGCAGGATGAACTTCAACAAAAGGTTATTAAAGCTCAAGAAATATTAAATTCTGTTCAAATGGACGATGACCTCAGGTTGAATATTTCTGCAATTTGTGGAGAGCTTGATGTTGATGGTTTACGTGGAGATATTGTTACAAACAGATCGGCAAGGGCAATTGCAGCCTTCGAGGGCAGAACTGAAGTACAAGAAGATGACATAGCAAGGGTTATTTCTTGTTCTTTAAGACATAGACTAAGGAAAGATCCTCTAGAACAAGTTGATTCAGGTGAAAGAGTGATTCAAGCTTTTTGTAAAGTATTTGATTTAGATGAAAAAGATAATCTTTCAAAATTTCAATTATCTGCAGAAGCTTAA
- a CDS encoding TrmJ/YjtD family RNA methyltransferase: MILDKNFSNLKVILVEPKGPLNVGSVARLCSNFEVDELRIVSPKCDILSLEAKKMALKGQKYIDHCKVFDNLKNAIFDCDLVLASCGRIDVRKDSFFESSENIFNWIFSLKKINNLAIIFGREDRGLTNNELLLANKTFNIPTSKNNPSLNLSHAVSIVLYELNKSSKTNSNKKLEVFNLASSKQIHDSFVEIEEMLLGVGYLLKHTSRAKISKFKNYILRANTSMHEINVLRGIVHQINWFLNNSKRN; the protein is encoded by the coding sequence ATGATTTTGGATAAAAATTTTTCTAATTTAAAGGTCATATTAGTTGAACCAAAAGGCCCTTTAAATGTTGGTAGTGTTGCAAGATTATGCTCTAATTTTGAAGTCGATGAATTAAGAATTGTTTCTCCAAAATGCGATATATTATCTTTAGAAGCAAAAAAAATGGCCCTTAAAGGTCAAAAATATATTGATCATTGCAAAGTTTTTGACAATCTTAAAAATGCAATTTTTGATTGTGATTTAGTTTTAGCATCTTGTGGAAGGATTGATGTAAGAAAAGATTCATTTTTTGAATCTTCTGAAAATATCTTTAATTGGATTTTTTCTCTTAAAAAGATAAATAATTTAGCGATTATATTTGGCAGAGAAGATAGAGGTTTAACTAATAATGAATTACTTCTGGCAAATAAGACTTTTAATATTCCTACTTCTAAGAATAACCCTTCTTTAAATCTGTCTCACGCAGTTTCGATAGTTTTATATGAATTAAATAAATCTTCTAAAACAAATTCCAATAAAAAATTGGAAGTTTTTAATCTTGCATCATCAAAACAAATACATGATTCATTTGTGGAGATAGAGGAAATGCTTCTAGGGGTTGGATATCTTTTAAAGCATACCTCTAGGGCAAAAATAAGTAAGTTCAAGAATTATATTTTAAGGGCAAATACATCAATGCACGAAATAAATGTTTTAAGAGGAATTGTCCATCAAATTAACTGGTTTTTGAACAATTCAAAAAGAAATTAG
- a CDS encoding cytochrome c, protein MSTSSSSAAERELLKKIFIVFVISFICFLTFFLNHNKNNKFIIETIEFNGSAKEGYALFKINCVGCHGITARGLVGPDLHSITKRLNDKEIIKQVTGGLTPPMPSFEIDPVNMSNLLKYLHSLE, encoded by the coding sequence GTGTCAACATCTTCATCATCTGCAGCGGAAAGAGAATTATTGAAAAAAATTTTTATTGTTTTTGTGATTTCATTTATATGTTTTTTAACGTTTTTTTTAAACCATAATAAAAATAATAAATTTATTATTGAAACTATTGAGTTTAATGGATCTGCTAAGGAAGGATATGCTCTTTTTAAGATAAATTGTGTCGGATGTCATGGAATTACAGCAAGAGGATTAGTGGGTCCAGACTTACACTCAATAACTAAACGTTTGAACGATAAAGAGATAATAAAACAAGTTACTGGTGGCCTTACACCTCCTATGCCAAGCTTTGAAATTGATCCTGTAAATATGTCTAATTTATTAAAATATCTACATAGCCTTGAATGA
- the petG gene encoding cytochrome b6-f complex subunit V, protein MIEPLLCGIVLGLVPITLLGLFVSAWNQYRRGSGILDTD, encoded by the coding sequence ATGATTGAGCCTCTTCTATGTGGAATTGTTTTAGGTTTGGTTCCAATAACTCTTCTGGGATTATTCGTTAGTGCATGGAACCAATACAGAAGAGGTTCAGGGATTTTGGACACTGATTAA
- the rsmD gene encoding 16S rRNA (guanine(966)-N(2))-methyltransferase RsmD, producing the protein MKTNLRLIGGKRLQSPNDIYTRPTTLRVREAIFNILNNMVENSTWLDLFSGTGAISCEAYNHGARKIIAIEKNKNNSKICLKNLLSLQDMDNRKNDIDVICKDVLQWTKPNYQRNLSSKKIDLKKLKFDFVYLDPPYDANFHELVLNQIFNCNFLKKDSIVICEHSPNLYIKKSILWETIDIREYGQSRLTFLISVQNP; encoded by the coding sequence ATGAAGACAAACTTAAGATTAATAGGTGGTAAAAGACTCCAAAGTCCAAATGATATCTATACAAGACCTACAACTTTGAGAGTTAGAGAGGCTATTTTTAATATATTGAACAATATGGTTGAGAATAGTACATGGTTAGATTTATTTAGTGGAACAGGGGCCATATCTTGTGAAGCATATAATCATGGAGCAAGAAAAATAATTGCAATTGAAAAAAACAAAAACAACTCAAAAATTTGCTTAAAGAATCTTCTTTCGTTGCAGGATATGGACAATAGAAAAAATGATATTGATGTTATTTGTAAAGATGTTTTGCAATGGACAAAACCAAATTACCAGAGAAATTTATCTTCTAAAAAAATCGATTTAAAAAAATTAAAATTTGATTTTGTTTATCTAGACCCTCCATATGATGCGAATTTTCATGAATTAGTTTTAAATCAAATATTTAATTGTAATTTTTTAAAAAAAGATTCAATAGTTATTTGTGAACATTCTCCCAACCTATATATTAAAAAAAGTATTTTATGGGAGACTATAGATATAAGAGAATATGGTCAGTCAAGATTAACATTCTTAATCAGTGTCCAAAATCCCTGA
- the hisH gene encoding imidazole glycerol phosphate synthase subunit HisH, translating into MHKIGLIDYGMGNIHSVTKSLESLGEEILLIKNFNESKACKAIILPGVGAFDPAMINLINTDLITDLKNWINSGKSFLGICLGLQLLFESSDEGKVHGLGILKGKIQKIPNIVNQRIPHMGWCQLLPTKTNTVLDIEELNNWVYFVHSYHAIPDDLNIIAAQVNYGSEKLTAMIENDNLLACQFHPEKSGKTGEKLLRRWLRNIQ; encoded by the coding sequence TTGCATAAAATTGGACTTATAGACTATGGGATGGGGAACATTCATTCCGTAACAAAATCTCTAGAAAGTCTTGGAGAAGAAATACTATTAATTAAAAACTTCAATGAATCAAAGGCTTGTAAGGCAATAATTCTTCCAGGAGTTGGAGCTTTTGACCCTGCGATGATTAATCTTATAAATACGGATTTGATAACTGATTTGAAAAATTGGATTAATAGTGGGAAGTCTTTTTTAGGGATTTGTTTAGGACTTCAACTCCTTTTTGAATCTAGTGATGAAGGAAAAGTTCATGGACTGGGTATTTTAAAGGGGAAAATACAAAAAATACCTAATATAGTTAACCAAAGAATCCCCCATATGGGTTGGTGCCAACTATTACCTACAAAAACAAATACTGTTTTAGATATAGAAGAATTAAATAATTGGGTCTATTTTGTACATTCATATCATGCAATCCCAGATGACTTAAATATTATCGCAGCACAAGTTAATTATGGTTCTGAAAAATTAACAGCGATGATTGAGAATGATAATTTATTGGCCTGTCAATTTCATCCGGAGAAATCTGGTAAAACTGGAGAAAAACTTTTGAGAAGGTGGCTCAGAAATATTCAATAA